The nucleotide window tatttgtaaaatgacttttaAGGACTATCTAATTTTTAGACACATGttcaataacaaaaacaaaaaacaaaaactaatcatttaaaaaaataaaaaataaaaacccaacagCCACCAAATCTCCCTCACCCACCTCTCCATTTGTaaatctctctatctctctcttcaccCTACTATCTGTCTTATCTTTCCCACGCACCCATCCACCCCCTTCCTCCTTTTTTCTCCTTATTTCTCTCATCCCTCCTCTCGACAGCAACCCCTATGAATGaattaattctttatttttctttcgtttGTTATTTGGTATGGTTTTAGGTCAAATAGCTAAAAAGGGTTATTGGGTTTTGGATTGGCAGGGGGTTGAAGGCTAACATGCTTTCAATGAAAGCAAGGGCATGCTGTAGGGAATTGGGACTAAAGGGTTTTGGGATTTATTTAGAATTgtgattgaagaagaataagaagaggttgttgggtttgtttgggttttggttgaattaataatgaaagggtattttaggaataaagATGGGTGGAAATATaggattgtttttttttcaaatttacatgatGGGTGGGAAGATAAAGTGGATGAGAAAATAGGATAAGGGGGtagaaatagcagcactcaaaataaattagtggactatatatgtgtgtgtgtgtactgTTGAAACCTTCCACTCACTATaacaaattccaaaaattTTCATCTCAAATATGTGAAACTGTAATTTCGTTTGTCATATTTGAGCTTcccatattttcttaaataacaAGGgctattaattttaaaattctttgaCATACgcttttcttttgaataaaaatgtaaatatGTATCCctcaattgaaaattgaaaattgaaatgagaATGTCAACATGCTCTAGCCTGGGGCCTTGACTTGTAAACAAATGGTCTCAGGTTCAAACTCCGTTAGCCccttagagcacttccaccgcAAAACCCAGCCTTGGTAAAAGACCCCCCCAGGTTGAAGAAACCCACCCCATCTCACAAATTCAACCCAGGCAGATGGTGGGCTTCATTAAGATTGAGCATGCCCGAAGGCAAGAAAAGCTTGAGTTGTTGCCTGAGGGCGCTGACGTCAaggaagaaattttttaaaaaaaaaatcgaaaaaaatctgaaaaattaccaaataatttagaataattttttttatacatacacctagcaattttttattattaatctcatacataaaaataaaattaatcccATGTGAATTGTAATTGCACTTGGGTtaccatggcaatgggtggaaaaacaaacaaaatattgctagggcaggcactattcatgtgaatagtgccTGCCCTAGCAATAGGGTATGGCACGAtaggtggaagtgctcttaatAGTGTGAGAAATCCCCTTCTCGATTCTAgcttagactatcacttgtattcaaaagaaaattggaatgaaaattaaaaagatactGAATCAATGAGAATCTTTTATTAATCTCAAGTgataatattgaaaaattgaactgTGCACATCTATTATTATTACCAAAGAAAACGACTTTAATTTCATGTATTGCTATCACTATTGTTTCTTGTTGTAACATTGTTGTTGGTATTATTGTTTGAATGAACATTGCCAACGATAGAGGTGATGGCTGCTACCAGAGCCGCTGTGAAGTTAGGGTCAGCAGTGATGGCCGCTGTAGCTGCATTGACTTTGTCAGCCAATGAGTGTGTAGCGCTATCCAATCCCTGAAAGCTATCGAGAACCGAGAATTTCGATTGGCTGGAAAGGGCTTGACCTAGAATTTGTGGCACAGACATCATGTTTTGAGGAAAACTTGGAGGCAGCTGGTTTGGCTGGCCAAGTGGCATCTCTGAGGAAGTTGGAGTTCGAGTGAGGTCCAATGTGACAGTGGGAAATGGAGCTGAAGCTGAGAGTGTTGCCAAACTTGGTGGGCAGTTTGGTAGGGCACTTCTTGCCAGGAAGCTGTTTGAGCTTATTAGGCCATCAGCACTAGGCATTGAGCCTGATAGTAGCATtgatgctgctgctgatgTTGTAGACGCCATTGCCATTGCAGCAGGAGGGAGTGGATGGTTGTGGTGGCCTTCGTAGGTCGTTACAAGTATTGTTCGGTCTTCTGCACATCTTTGTACCTGTCAATTACGATTCCAATTAGGTCCAGTTATTAACATGTTATGCTGTCAAACTGTTAAtctaaaaacaagaaagaggtATGTACTTGTTAACCTAAGAACAAGAAAGAGAGCATGTACCTGTTTGCGAACTGGGCAACCAGTTCCCATGGTACAACGATAATAAGCTCGAGGGCATGGGTTTCCTTTAGCCATTTTCTGACCATACTTTCTCCATTGGCATCCATCAGATATCTGCAAGAGAATTTGATATTAGGATGATGAAATCCATATTTCTCGTTGAATTATACTCCAACAGAAGCATTTGTGTTTTAATTTCCTGTTTTCTGTTTGGGTTATTGAGGTGTGGTTTGAAATTATCAGAAAAGAACTTGCTTCTGAATATATATGTTCTGCATAATTTGTCCACACCCATCTCATTAAGAAGACATTTCTTTCAGAGTTTTCCAATTAATGTTATAATACGTTTACTAATATTGAAGACTGTAATCTGTATCACACTTTCAGATGAGAATCAACATGATCGATCAATGGTCTATCTATACAGTTTGACAAACAAATCTCAACTATAGGACAGTTTCTTACCATGGACGCTTCAGATCGTGCGCGAACAGAAACGCGGGCTTTCTTAATCATGGACATGGTTTCTGATGAGGCTTGATCCACGTCCCTGGGACTCATCATCTTGGACACTTTCTTAGGAACCCACCCTTGAAACTCTTGGTCAGGGCTATCTTCTCCTCCATTAGTAGTACTAATTCTTCCACTAAGATCCCTGTGAAGTACATGACTAGTACTCTTGCCGCACTCCATTGACTCAACGATGTCGTTTCGTGGAGGCGACCCGGAACAATCTTGGGATCTGCAGCCTTCCAAAGAGCACTGTGAAAGCTCATCTTTCTCAGCCCTGCCCATATCCATAAATTGCCTTGGAACAATATGGTTGAACCCGTTCATCATCTGCTTCTCTTCTACCACGACTGATCCATTATTGATCATCTAAGCAAACCCATGAAGTTGCGGATAttagtgaaattaaagaaatatatattatgtagtcAAGGAATCAgattaatatatacatatataccttGTGTTGTTCTGGAGTTTGATGATC belongs to Prunus persica cultivar Lovell chromosome G4, Prunus_persica_NCBIv2, whole genome shotgun sequence and includes:
- the LOC18780663 gene encoding probable WRKY transcription factor 31 isoform X2, which encodes MESAARDHSIHNCRSIEQPLLSPETAVDHDHHGKRIVDELDFFADNKGRLMEMRDQTVEVKEEGAHDHHGVGQEKQLPDVNTGLNLLTTYTSSDKSSMDDGTSSFHNMEDKHRTKLAVLQAELGRMSVENQRLRVMISQVNNNYQALQVQIVTLMQRQQNQKADHQTPEQHKMINNGSVVVEEKQMMNGFNHIVPRQFMDMGRAEKDELSQCSLEGCRSQDCSGSPPRNDIVESMECGKSTSHVLHRDLSGRISTTNGGEDSPDQEFQGWVPKKVSKMMSPRDVDQASSETMSMIKKARVSVRARSEASMISDGCQWRKYGQKMAKGNPCPRAYYRCTMGTGCPVRKQVQRCAEDRTILVTTYEGHHNHPLPPAAMAMASTTSAAASMLLSGSMPSADGLISSNSFLARSALPNCPPSLATLSASAPFPTVTLDLTRTPTSSEMPLGQPNQLPPSFPQNMMSVPQILGQALSSQSKFSVLDSFQGLDSATHSLADKVNAATAAITADPNFTAALVAAITSIVGNVHSNNNTNNNVTTRNNSDSNT
- the LOC18780663 gene encoding probable WRKY transcription factor 31 isoform X1, whose amino-acid sequence is MESAARDHSIHNCRSIEQPLLSPETAVDHDHHGKRIVDELDFFADNKGRLMEMRDQTVEVKEEGAHDHHGVGQEKQLPDVNTGLNLLTTYTSSDKSSMDDGTSSFHNMEDKHRTNELAVLQAELGRMSVENQRLRVMISQVNNNYQALQVQIVTLMQRQQNQKADHQTPEQHKMINNGSVVVEEKQMMNGFNHIVPRQFMDMGRAEKDELSQCSLEGCRSQDCSGSPPRNDIVESMECGKSTSHVLHRDLSGRISTTNGGEDSPDQEFQGWVPKKVSKMMSPRDVDQASSETMSMIKKARVSVRARSEASMISDGCQWRKYGQKMAKGNPCPRAYYRCTMGTGCPVRKQVQRCAEDRTILVTTYEGHHNHPLPPAAMAMASTTSAAASMLLSGSMPSADGLISSNSFLARSALPNCPPSLATLSASAPFPTVTLDLTRTPTSSEMPLGQPNQLPPSFPQNMMSVPQILGQALSSQSKFSVLDSFQGLDSATHSLADKVNAATAAITADPNFTAALVAAITSIVGNVHSNNNTNNNVTTRNNSDSNT